In Labilithrix sp., a genomic segment contains:
- a CDS encoding serine/threonine protein kinase yields the protein MAGPADDKPTKAPGSNPKGVTPRAHSSRPGGAQTVRPPARAAKGLIGQTISDRYKVERLLGEGGMGAVYQVEHVLMRKRMAVKVLHPEMTRLPEVVARFEREAMAAAHIEHPHVVAASDFGKLEDGSFFLALEYVEGKSLRDSIAAGRLDLGRALHIARQIAAALSRAHALKIVHRDLKPENVMLVDRDGDPDFVKVLDFGIAKVQIGELTAGDVEKSAPGPGQPVLTQAGMVYGTPEYMAPEQALGQPVDARADLYALGIIMYEMLCGVRPFNAESKVALLGMQVTAPMPPMNTKAPDANIPEDVEHLVKRLLAKEANERLGDAKELIEELSAMMRELVNSGSIDIAYASQPGGRLGTNPNIISGFGPAVDVPGAIPSSKPRLRDRESDRNLANGTKETDPKFAGAAALADPVGFLGGKAWMIAAAGGLIGILVLVITIVVVLKSGAPKDADDASTGLVATPGDAGKIAEPTIDERVAAAKAEIDKGNYGSGIEALQSLPPDAQNREDVHKALFKAYSQTDKPREAMREVGLVMKANPSFDLRGPEGVTLRQEVRNTALLWGQPSANKGAVDDAWALLDGELGAIGFDDLYDIGYGQSGVNYPKAVERAKADLAKADKSKMSPALAITVELHAAEKVNNCMAIRGMLDRAVERGDERTLYVFKTLAPPRFVGHFRPKDMLGCIHEGSLVKATTDLEARLKKK from the coding sequence ATGGCGGGCCCTGCTGACGACAAGCCGACCAAGGCGCCGGGCTCTAACCCGAAGGGAGTCACGCCCCGCGCCCACTCGTCGCGTCCCGGCGGCGCGCAGACGGTCCGTCCCCCCGCCCGAGCGGCGAAGGGCCTCATCGGCCAGACGATCAGCGATCGTTACAAGGTCGAGCGCCTCCTCGGCGAGGGCGGCATGGGCGCGGTCTACCAGGTCGAGCACGTGCTCATGCGCAAGCGCATGGCGGTCAAGGTGCTGCACCCGGAGATGACGCGCCTCCCCGAGGTCGTCGCGCGGTTCGAGCGCGAGGCGATGGCGGCGGCGCACATCGAGCACCCGCACGTCGTCGCGGCGTCGGACTTCGGGAAGCTCGAGGACGGCTCGTTCTTCCTCGCGCTCGAGTACGTCGAGGGCAAGAGCCTCCGCGACTCGATCGCGGCGGGACGCCTCGACCTCGGCCGCGCGCTCCACATCGCGCGCCAGATCGCGGCCGCGCTCTCGCGCGCGCACGCGCTCAAGATCGTCCACCGCGACCTCAAGCCCGAGAACGTCATGCTCGTCGATCGCGACGGCGATCCGGACTTCGTGAAGGTCCTCGACTTCGGCATCGCGAAGGTCCAGATCGGCGAGCTCACCGCCGGCGACGTGGAGAAGAGCGCGCCCGGCCCCGGCCAGCCCGTCCTCACGCAGGCGGGCATGGTCTACGGCACGCCGGAGTACATGGCGCCGGAGCAGGCGCTCGGGCAGCCGGTCGACGCGCGCGCGGACCTCTACGCGCTCGGCATCATCATGTACGAGATGCTCTGCGGCGTGCGCCCGTTCAACGCGGAGAGCAAGGTCGCGCTCCTCGGCATGCAGGTCACCGCGCCGATGCCGCCGATGAACACGAAGGCGCCGGACGCGAACATCCCCGAGGACGTCGAGCACCTCGTGAAGCGCCTCCTCGCGAAAGAGGCGAACGAGCGCCTCGGCGACGCGAAGGAGCTCATCGAAGAGCTCAGCGCGATGATGCGCGAGCTCGTGAACTCGGGCTCGATCGACATCGCGTACGCGTCGCAGCCCGGCGGCCGCCTCGGCACGAACCCGAACATCATCAGCGGCTTCGGACCGGCGGTGGACGTCCCCGGCGCGATCCCGTCGAGCAAGCCGCGCCTCCGCGATCGCGAGAGCGATCGCAACCTCGCGAACGGCACGAAGGAGACGGACCCGAAGTTCGCCGGCGCCGCCGCGCTCGCGGATCCGGTCGGCTTCCTCGGCGGCAAGGCGTGGATGATCGCGGCCGCGGGCGGCCTCATCGGCATCCTCGTCCTCGTGATCACGATCGTGGTCGTCCTCAAGAGCGGCGCTCCGAAGGACGCGGACGACGCGAGCACCGGCCTCGTCGCGACGCCGGGCGACGCGGGCAAGATCGCGGAGCCGACGATCGACGAGCGCGTCGCCGCCGCGAAGGCGGAGATCGACAAGGGCAACTACGGCTCCGGCATCGAGGCGCTGCAGAGCCTGCCGCCCGACGCGCAGAACCGCGAGGACGTGCACAAGGCGCTCTTCAAGGCGTACAGCCAGACCGACAAACCGCGCGAGGCGATGCGCGAGGTCGGCCTCGTGATGAAGGCGAACCCGAGCTTCGATCTGCGCGGCCCCGAAGGGGTCACCCTCCGCCAGGAGGTCCGCAACACCGCGCTCCTGTGGGGCCAGCCGAGCGCGAACAAGGGCGCCGTCGACGACGCGTGGGCCCTCCTCGACGGCGAGCTCGGCGCGATCGGCTTCGACGATCTCTACGACATCGGCTACGGCCAGTCGGGCGTGAACTACCCGAAGGCGGTCGAGCGCGCGAAGGCGGACCTCGCCAAGGCCGACAAGAGCAAGATGAGCCCCGCCCTCGCGATCACGGTGGAGCTCCACGCCGCGGAGAAGGTGAACAACTGCATGGCGATCCGCGGCATGCTCGACCGCGCGGTGGAGCGCGGCGACGAGCGCACGCTCTACGTCTTCAAGACGCTCGCCCCGCCGCGCTTCGTCGGCCACTTCCGCCCGAAGGACATGCTCGGCTGCATCCACGAGGGCTCCCTCGTGAAGGCGACGACCGACCTCGAGGCGCGCCTCAAGAAGAAGTAG
- a CDS encoding HD domain-containing protein: MSQIVVPVTTHGVDRVMDAIELAAVSAEKGKLLQMLQALPADDVRAALAAHPKELRAKLDRLVMGEDPEVGFDALLDAGVLAVVFPEVHAMVGFGDGEWRHKDVWKHTKQVVRQAVPRLEVRWASLFHDIGKVKTRSIDPQGKVHFLGHAEVGTRMFDKLERRLGMFSPEPALRDTVRFLVLHHLRANQYEPGWTDSAVRRFARELGAHLDDLLCLARADITTKRPEKKRKGLQQIDELAARITQLAAEDAKLPPLPTGVGDAVMKAFGIPPSRKIGEIKKLLEEMIAKNEIEERQPSEYYVELIAKDKARFGI, translated from the coding sequence ATGTCTCAGATCGTCGTCCCCGTCACCACCCATGGAGTCGACCGCGTCATGGACGCGATCGAGCTTGCTGCCGTCTCTGCCGAGAAGGGGAAGCTGCTGCAGATGCTGCAGGCGCTGCCGGCGGACGACGTACGGGCGGCGCTCGCGGCGCATCCGAAGGAGCTGCGGGCGAAGCTCGATCGGCTCGTCATGGGCGAAGACCCCGAGGTCGGGTTCGACGCGCTGCTCGACGCGGGCGTGCTCGCGGTGGTGTTCCCCGAGGTCCACGCGATGGTCGGGTTCGGCGACGGCGAGTGGCGGCACAAGGACGTCTGGAAGCACACCAAGCAGGTCGTGCGTCAGGCGGTGCCGCGCCTCGAGGTGCGGTGGGCCTCGCTCTTCCACGACATCGGGAAGGTGAAGACGCGCAGCATCGATCCGCAGGGCAAGGTGCACTTCCTCGGTCACGCCGAGGTCGGGACGCGCATGTTCGACAAGCTCGAGCGGCGCCTCGGCATGTTCTCGCCCGAGCCCGCGCTCCGCGACACCGTGCGCTTCCTCGTGCTCCACCACCTCCGCGCGAACCAGTACGAGCCGGGCTGGACCGACAGCGCGGTGCGCCGGTTCGCGCGCGAGCTCGGCGCGCACCTCGACGATCTGCTCTGCCTCGCGCGCGCGGACATCACGACCAAGCGGCCGGAGAAGAAGCGCAAGGGGCTCCAGCAGATCGACGAGCTCGCCGCGCGCATCACCCAGCTCGCGGCGGAGGACGCGAAGCTGCCGCCGCTCCCCACCGGCGTCGGCGACGCGGTGATGAAGGCGTTCGGCATCCCGCCGTCGCGCAAGATCGGCGAGATCAAGAAGCTGCTCGAAGAGATGATCGCGAAGAACGAGATCGAGGAGCGCCAGCCCTCGGAGTACTACGTCGAGCTCATCGCGAAGGACAAGGCGCGCTTCGGCATCTGA
- a CDS encoding deoxyhypusine synthase family protein, with product MASTQKQSVRKGFERQRDVHPVGITGKETPVEIIERMFPAYVGRQERTAFELMRRSSQDDTCTFLTMSGAMTPAGLHQSCIIPLIERGLIDCITTTGANLYHDAHRVIGHRIREIDPNGGDITYRLARIIRIYDLGFHEETLLETDKLFSALMTSPDYQKKMTTTELHWLLGRDIARIEDALGVKSPSLIATAYRHGVPIFVGAVQDGSIFLNAVKLKRLLGDAFKLEIDVNDDVFEMGAMQHHCFGTMKKKMAIWILGGGVPKNYTLQGEPLLDQILGVPTHGFDFDVQFCVDPVDNGALSSCPAGEGHTWGKVSAESVQYGSVYCHCDVTAVFPWLTYALLSDPRVHKKHRRLFDVRAKAVKNLQGEVEKRRKKLVETVKFDLPKKKTAKKK from the coding sequence ATGGCGAGCACGCAGAAGCAGTCGGTTCGTAAAGGGTTCGAGCGGCAGCGGGACGTCCACCCCGTCGGGATCACCGGGAAGGAGACGCCGGTCGAGATCATCGAGCGGATGTTCCCGGCCTACGTCGGGCGGCAGGAGCGCACCGCGTTCGAGCTGATGCGGCGATCGTCGCAGGACGACACGTGCACGTTCCTCACGATGTCGGGCGCGATGACGCCGGCGGGGCTGCATCAGTCGTGCATCATCCCGCTCATCGAGCGCGGGCTCATCGACTGCATCACGACGACGGGCGCGAACCTGTACCACGACGCGCATCGCGTGATCGGGCATCGCATCCGCGAGATCGACCCGAACGGCGGCGACATCACCTACCGCCTCGCGCGCATCATCCGCATCTACGACCTCGGGTTCCACGAGGAGACGCTGCTCGAGACGGACAAGCTGTTCAGCGCGCTCATGACGTCGCCCGACTACCAGAAGAAGATGACGACGACCGAGCTGCACTGGCTGCTCGGACGCGACATCGCGCGGATCGAGGACGCGCTCGGCGTGAAGTCGCCGTCGCTCATCGCGACCGCGTACCGGCACGGCGTCCCGATCTTCGTCGGCGCGGTGCAGGACGGATCGATCTTCCTCAACGCGGTGAAGCTGAAGCGCCTCCTCGGCGACGCGTTCAAGCTCGAGATCGACGTGAACGACGACGTCTTCGAGATGGGCGCGATGCAGCACCACTGCTTCGGGACGATGAAGAAGAAGATGGCGATCTGGATCCTCGGCGGCGGGGTGCCGAAGAACTACACGCTGCAGGGGGAGCCGCTGCTCGACCAGATCCTCGGCGTCCCCACCCACGGCTTCGACTTCGACGTGCAGTTCTGCGTCGATCCCGTCGACAACGGCGCGCTCAGCTCGTGCCCCGCCGGCGAAGGGCACACCTGGGGCAAGGTCTCGGCCGAGAGCGTGCAGTACGGCTCGGTGTACTGCCACTGCGACGTCACCGCGGTGTTCCCGTGGCTCACCTACGCGCTGCTCTCCGATCCGCGCGTGCACAAGAAGCACCGGCGGCTCTTCGACGTGCGCGCGAAGGCGGTGAAGAACCTCCAGGGCGAGGTCGAGAAGCGGCGGAAGAAGCTCGTGGAGACGGTGAAGTTCGATCTCCCGAAGAAGAAGACGGCCAAGAAGAAGTGA
- a CDS encoding TRL-like family protein yields MSVILMGCGFLGGYPTGSLYTGTQVPHGINRNETSGPGKTGDKKGEACATGILGLAAFGDASLDAAKKAGGVTELHSVEFHGTNILGIYTQGCTEVHGK; encoded by the coding sequence ATGAGTGTCATCCTCATGGGTTGCGGCTTCCTCGGGGGATACCCGACGGGCTCGCTCTACACCGGCACGCAGGTGCCGCACGGCATCAACCGCAACGAGACGTCGGGCCCCGGCAAGACGGGCGACAAGAAGGGTGAGGCCTGCGCGACGGGCATCCTCGGTCTCGCGGCGTTCGGCGACGCGTCGCTCGACGCGGCCAAGAAGGCTGGCGGCGTCACCGAGCTCCACTCGGTCGAGTTCCACGGCACCAACATCCTCGGCATCTACACCCAGGGCTGCACGGAAGTGCACGGTAAGTGA
- a CDS encoding GNAT family N-acetyltransferase, whose translation MSTSAPFRPEIVAGDRVYLSHFDRSDAPLMARWLSDLEVTTHLGAIGQVFGIEDEEEWIERVRRDRYNPTFGIVLRDGQRLIGSLGLKGVDHKRGTAELGVCIGEKTEWGKGYGTEAIRLLVDYAFTLLGLHAIHLKHWAFNDRAHRAYLKAGFKDAGRLRSAIEVGGERHDELFMDITREDFGASRLLPQLRLTR comes from the coding sequence GTGTCCACGAGCGCGCCCTTCCGTCCCGAGATCGTCGCCGGCGATCGCGTCTACCTGAGTCACTTCGACCGCTCCGACGCGCCGTTGATGGCGCGATGGCTCAGCGATCTCGAGGTGACGACGCACCTCGGCGCGATCGGACAGGTCTTCGGGATCGAGGACGAGGAGGAGTGGATCGAGCGCGTCCGCCGCGACCGCTACAACCCCACCTTCGGCATCGTGCTGCGAGACGGCCAGCGCCTGATCGGCTCGCTCGGCTTGAAAGGCGTCGACCACAAGCGCGGCACCGCCGAGCTCGGCGTCTGCATCGGCGAGAAGACGGAGTGGGGCAAGGGCTACGGCACGGAGGCGATCCGCCTCCTCGTCGACTACGCCTTCACGCTGCTGGGGCTGCACGCGATCCACCTGAAGCACTGGGCGTTCAACGATCGCGCGCACCGCGCGTACCTGAAGGCCGGCTTCAAGGACGCCGGCCGCCTCCGCAGCGCGATCGAGGTCGGCGGAGAGCGCCACGACGAGCTCTTCATGGACATCACGCGCGAGGACTTCGGCGCGTCACGGCTCCTTCCGCAGCTTCGTCTGACGCGGTAG